Genomic window (Oryza sativa Japonica Group chromosome 3, ASM3414082v1):
CTGCTTGAAGATGCATTCCTTGGATTGTTCCCAATGTATTCCAGAAATCATAGTTTTGATGCCAAAGTTGGTCTTCGGTATTTGTTACTTGGAGATGGCAAATCGACTTGAGCAATGTTAAAGTTTTGGGCATTTAAATTATAGACCTTTGCTTGGCACGGTTAGCTTGTTTCAAATCCGTTGTTTGTTGTGGAATGTGTTTCACATATGTGGTAGGTGAAGAATCTCATTATGGTTCGCTGTTTCATTCTCTTGCGTTTATCACCCGCTGTCTGctaacttagggtgtgtttagtcctcgtcaaaattggaagtttggttgaaattggaacaatgtgacgaaaaagttgaaattttttttgtgggtaggaaagttttgatgtgatagaaaagttggaagtttaaaaaaaaagtttagaactaaactcggccctaGTCAATTTACCCTTACTATTAGGCATTATCCCCGCTGTCTGCTAACCTAGTCAATTTACCCTTGTATTATTACTAGGCATTATCCTTGCCTCCGTTAGTGGTTTGTTCTTGAGAGCGGCCAGGTAGGAAAATTCCACTTGAAGAGGAGTGCGTTACGCCGGCCTCTTGCCATTATCATCGTTTGTATTGATATGCAGAAATAGAAAGAAAAACCTAggattttgatgaaaataaATCGGATATAGATATCATAAAACACATTGGAACTTGAGATGGAGAGAACTCTAGATATTTTCCATGAGATTGTTACCTAATTCCTACTTTCCTACAAAATCTTATGAAACTGCCATTCGAAAGGAATATCGTAGGATTCTCGAGTCCCAATCCGTTCCAGAAAGGTAAATCGGAACAATGGTACGAAAAATCTGTCCCCATTGGATCATAAGACTTGGACGGTCTATCCCATGGTACTAAGGGTTTTGGAAAGAATTTTGCAGAATTTGAATGGATGTATCCTATACACAAGTTTTCTGTGTACACATCGTACACATCAACTAACAATTTTTACCAAAAATCTAAGAACAAATTCACATGTTCTATCATGAGTTATCACACATTCACACGTTCATATCTTGGTTAAATCTGAACAGCAGGCTGTAAATAAACCACAAAAGTCTCCAAATTATGGGCCTCAACAGTAATCAATATCGTTTCCTCAGACGGCAATTGCCAGTTTGCCACAACAGCCATGTTGGCTAACATTTGATACATTCGGAGTACTGCTTGAATTTGCAGGCTCTCCCTAACCTTATTATCCCTATAGTCTTTGACTCTTGATACCTCCAAACTCATGCACCAATGTTCTCAATGCTTGCGCCTTTGTCAATCCTTTTAAGAATTCCTGCTATAACCTGGTAATGCCAGACAAGCAACAAGACAAGAACAGTATTTTCAAATGTCAGTGTGAACTATGAAGTTATGGATAAATCTTCAGCTTACTCATGTCTAAGAAATCATGGATAAATTCTTTTACCTTTCCAGGACCAAGTTCATAGCTTTTCTCAAGTCCTTTACCCATCAGAGTCTTCACGGTACTCTCCCATTGCACAGGGGAAGTTACCTGTAACTCTAATTAGTCAGGCATACAGAAGACATTGTGCCCAAGAGAGTAGAGAGAGCTGCATTATAAATTCAGATTTAGAGAATATTGTGTAGAGCTCATACCTGTCGCGCCAAAATCTTCTTGATTGTGTCAGGATCTGAGTGGGGTGATGCATCCACATTGGAGATAACTGGGATTCTTGGTGTTTTTATCTCTGTCTCAGCTAATGCAGATTCCAATCTTGAAACAGCAGGTTGCATGAAGCTTGTATGGAAAGCACCAGCAACAGCTAGGCGCACCTGGTAAGATAATGGTCACCGCAGACAAAGACACATCATTTACATATATCTTGCTATGTGTTTGTAAAAAATTGCTGTCTAATATTTTTAGAATGTGCGCAGTAAAACTTGCATAGCTTTTATTACTAGTACAAACCGACCCTATTCGGATAAAATTAGATTTGACAACTGATGTATTTCTGTAATATAATATCTTCATGATTCTTTTAGCTAAGATATTAATACATGTCAACATCCAAAATGGCATATGCGTTTGAACAGTGGGTTCAGTATTCAGTAGATAAGCCAACTatatttccaaaaacatcaaATTATGATAgataatatatcatatatagATGTGCAGGAACACTAACCGTCATTCTGGCCTTAAAGGACTTTGCTTTGGCTTCGACTGCTTCAATCCCCTTCACACCACCAGAAACTGCATAGTTCCCCTGCAATGAACGGCCCTATCTGTCACTATTTTGAACAAAGCAATACCCAGGAGAGAACGGAACACATGAGATGAAACACTTACAGGACACAGAAAGTTTGCTATTTGAACTCTTTCCTTTTCATCTACTTCCTCGTTAGCAGCATCGCATAATTGCTGCACCTTCTCTGAATCTAGACCAATCACACTGACCATAGCACTGCTGGCAGCATCTGAAGCATCCTACACagataataaaaataaacaatcAGTTTGGAAAGCAAAAATCTCAAGGTAGACATATCTCACGGTGTTCTTTGGACAGTGACCTGCATGGCTTCTCCTCTAAGCTTGACAAGCTTCAGACCATCCTCAAAGCTACACGTTGAGAACTATGTAAGTACACAGACTTGACACAACACAGAATGCAAAAACAGAGCGCTTCAGTTTTGAAAATCTTACATGTATTAGAGATTTAGGTATGTTCAACAAAAGATCAAATCAAAACCTATACTGTATGTTCAACCTATAATAGGAAACGAATCCATGTgcttatttttcaaaataatgCATGCATGATTTTATTAACAGAATAAAGGAAATACCTAAAGGCACCAGCAAATGCAAGTGCAGTGTATTCCCCTAAGCTGAGACCGCATGTGACATCTACAGAGTCAATTACATTTTGGCCTCCATCACGTGAGCGTAGTACCTCTACGGCTGCAAGGCTGGTGACATATATAGCtggctgcaaaaaaaaaaaacatttttcattGGTCAGAATATAACTCTTGACTGACAAGAACTGGAAGTCTGGAACTATATCTGAAATGTGTCATCCTTTGCACTGAAAACAAATTTTGAAAAGCATTGCCGGGTTAAAAGGGAAAGCCAAACAATTTTGTGGAGTAGACTTCTAGCATAAATTGCAAGACAGAAAATTACTAAAATTGGTTAACTGGATTCATAACTTATCAGTTATCACTTATACATATGGGGGAAAGCTATATGAtatgactaagaaaaaaaacacagttCATAGCAAATAATACTATTTAGTATTTACATGGATAAGAAGCCAAATGGAATGCAT
Coding sequences:
- the LOC4332547 gene encoding uncharacterized protein; translated protein: MLRCPPPRRLCLRLGSPVSTMASTLAFLRPSAPAPLAASRGAARGVPAAVRVPCRSRVSAAGVSLGSEVAVGSDALFADYKPTTAFLFPGQGAQTVGMGAEAVNVPAAAKLFDKANDILGYDLLDFCTNGPKEKLDSTVISQPAIYVTSLAAVEVLRSRDGGQNVIDSVDVTCGLSLGEYTALAFAGAFSFEDGLKLVKLRGEAMQDASDAASSAMVSVIGLDSEKVQQLCDAANEEVDEKERVQIANFLCPGNYAVSGGVKGIEAVEAKAKSFKARMTVRLAVAGAFHTSFMQPAVSRLESALAETEIKTPRIPVISNVDASPHSDPDTIKKILARQVTSPVQWESTVKTLMGKGLEKSYELGPGKVIAGILKRIDKGASIENIGA